A region of Haloplanus sp. XH21 DNA encodes the following proteins:
- a CDS encoding MaoC/PaaZ C-terminal domain-containing protein, translated as MTVFLDDIDRWDGESHGTYAVREAEIIEFAEQYDPQWFHTDPDRAADSIHGDLIASGWHTAAMSMRLFVDGFLDETATLGAKGLDRLRWPEPVVPGDELTVHSTIHGVDEEREDYGIVRWGVDTTAGEKTVLSTEALVLVARS; from the coding sequence ATGACGGTCTTTCTCGACGACATCGACCGCTGGGACGGCGAGTCACACGGCACCTACGCCGTCCGGGAGGCAGAGATCATCGAGTTCGCCGAGCAGTACGACCCGCAGTGGTTTCATACGGACCCCGACCGCGCGGCCGACTCCATCCACGGCGACCTGATCGCCAGCGGGTGGCACACCGCCGCGATGTCGATGCGGCTGTTCGTCGACGGCTTTCTGGACGAAACGGCGACGCTCGGCGCGAAGGGCCTGGACCGCCTCCGCTGGCCTGAACCGGTCGTTCCGGGCGACGAACTCACGGTCCACTCGACCATCCACGGCGTCGACGAGGAACGCGAGGACTACGGCATCGTTCGCTGGGGCGTCGACACGACGGCCGGCGAGAAAACGGTGCTCAGCACCGAGGCACTGGTGCTCGTCGCACGATCGTAA
- the gatE gene encoding Glu-tRNA(Gln) amidotransferase subunit GatE: MSEYDYETLGLVAGLEIHQQLDTATKLFCACPTERREPEESVRSFSRYLHPTKSELGELDQAAVEESRVDREFEYLAFDTTCLVEEDDEPPHRIDDEAIDVTLQIADLLDMTAVDQAHVMRKIVVDGSNTSGFQRTALVGQDGQIETDEGPVGIEDLLLEEESAGRVAEFDGGVRYSLDRLGIPLVEIGTKPDIRSPDQARDAAERIGMLLRSTGSVKRGLGTIRQDVNVSIAEGARVEIKGVQALDQIDDIVRLEVGRQVELLDIADELADRDASVGNTQDVTDVFEDTDSGVIRSALDSGGRVTAVPLYGFDGLVGHEIQPDRRLGTELSDHAKRHGAGGIFHTDELPAYGVTGAEVTALRDAVDAGATDAVAIVADDPETADLAIDAVADRARTAIEGVPEETRDATQEGTTRYLRPLPGEARMYPETDVPPVELDPTEVETPELLTEKVERYQAEYDLDPGLAEQVAYGRRMPLFEEAVETGVGATFAAGVLEGTLTELRRDDVAVENLTDDHLLAVLELVEAGDLAKEGVDEVLATLAAGPDLTAEAAVEEAGLSGVSESEVREAVVEVVERNADQIAEEGMGAFSALMGECMGALRGKADGEIVSDVLREEIGKRT; this comes from the coding sequence ATGAGCGAGTACGATTACGAGACGCTCGGGCTGGTCGCGGGGCTGGAGATTCACCAGCAACTCGACACCGCGACGAAACTGTTCTGCGCGTGCCCGACGGAGCGTCGGGAACCCGAGGAGTCGGTGCGGTCGTTCTCTCGGTATCTCCACCCGACGAAGAGCGAACTCGGCGAACTCGATCAGGCGGCCGTCGAGGAGAGTCGCGTCGACCGCGAGTTCGAATACCTCGCCTTCGACACCACCTGTCTCGTCGAGGAGGACGACGAACCGCCCCACCGGATCGACGACGAAGCGATCGACGTGACCCTCCAGATCGCCGACCTGCTCGATATGACCGCCGTCGATCAGGCCCACGTGATGCGGAAAATCGTCGTCGACGGCTCGAACACCTCCGGCTTCCAGCGCACCGCGCTCGTCGGCCAAGACGGTCAGATCGAAACCGACGAGGGCCCCGTCGGCATCGAGGACCTCCTGCTCGAAGAGGAGAGCGCCGGCCGCGTCGCGGAGTTCGACGGCGGCGTCCGGTACAGCCTCGACCGACTGGGCATTCCGCTGGTCGAAATCGGCACCAAGCCGGACATCCGCTCGCCGGACCAGGCCCGCGACGCCGCCGAGCGCATCGGCATGCTGCTCCGCTCGACCGGATCGGTCAAACGCGGCCTCGGCACCATCCGCCAGGACGTCAACGTCTCCATCGCCGAGGGCGCCCGCGTCGAAATCAAGGGCGTCCAGGCGCTCGACCAGATCGACGATATCGTCCGTCTGGAGGTGGGCCGGCAGGTCGAACTCCTCGATATCGCCGACGAACTCGCCGACCGCGACGCCAGCGTCGGCAACACTCAGGACGTGACCGACGTGTTCGAGGACACCGACAGCGGCGTCATCCGGAGCGCGCTCGATTCCGGCGGGCGCGTGACCGCTGTCCCGCTCTATGGCTTCGACGGCCTCGTCGGCCACGAAATCCAGCCCGACCGTCGGCTCGGCACCGAACTCTCGGACCACGCCAAGCGCCACGGCGCGGGCGGCATCTTCCACACCGACGAACTGCCAGCCTACGGCGTGACGGGCGCGGAAGTGACGGCACTCCGCGACGCGGTGGACGCCGGCGCCACCGACGCCGTCGCCATCGTCGCCGACGACCCCGAGACGGCCGACCTGGCCATCGACGCCGTGGCCGACCGCGCGCGGACGGCCATCGAGGGCGTCCCCGAGGAGACCCGTGACGCGACGCAGGAGGGGACGACCCGCTATCTGCGCCCCCTGCCCGGCGAGGCGCGGATGTATCCCGAGACGGACGTCCCGCCCGTCGAACTCGACCCGACCGAGGTCGAGACGCCCGAACTCCTCACCGAGAAGGTCGAACGCTATCAGGCGGAGTACGACCTCGATCCGGGTCTGGCCGAGCAGGTGGCCTACGGCCGCCGGATGCCGCTGTTCGAAGAGGCGGTCGAGACGGGCGTCGGCGCCACCTTCGCCGCTGGCGTCCTCGAAGGGACGCTGACCGAACTCCGCCGCGACGACGTGGCCGTCGAGAACCTCACCGACGACCACCTGCTCGCCGTCCTCGAACTGGTCGAGGCGGGCGACTTGGCGAAGGAAGGGGTCGACGAGGTGCTCGCGACGCTCGCGGCCGGCCCCGACCTCACCGCCGAGGCAGCGGTGGAGGAAGCGGGACTCTCCGGCGTCTCCGAGAGCGAGGTCCGCGAGGCCGTGGTCGAGGTGGTCGAACGCAACGCCGACCAGATTGCCGAGGAGGGGATGGGCGCGTTCTCCGCGCTCATGGGCGAGTGCATGGGCGCGCTCCGCGGGAAGGCCGACGGCGAAATCGTCAGCGACGTGCTCCGCGAAGAGATCGGCAAACGGACCTGA
- a CDS encoding HpcH/HpaI aldolase/citrate lyase family protein yields MSDDVELRRTQLATPASDPDFMESASRSDADEVFLDLEDSVAPNAKAEAREPLIEAAHEHDWSDKILSFRMNGIDTKWWYDDIIEVVGQAGEYIDDIIVPKVAGPSDIHTVENLLTQVEENNDLEVGGIGLEPQIEDGEGMHNVHDIAHASDRLSSIIFGPGDYSAAMGTPGLDIGQFPEYPGHYWHHALSECNAAAKSAGLPCMDGPYADIDDPEGFRESASNANMIGCDGKWVIHPSQIEIGNEVFAPDPEVAERAERIVEAYAEAMEEGKGAVSVDGQMVDEATNKMAQDIVAKARAAGIL; encoded by the coding sequence ATGTCTGACGACGTCGAACTCCGGCGGACGCAGCTCGCGACGCCGGCCAGTGACCCCGACTTCATGGAGAGTGCCTCCCGAAGCGACGCCGACGAAGTCTTCCTCGACCTGGAGGACTCCGTGGCGCCGAACGCGAAAGCCGAGGCCCGAGAACCGCTCATCGAGGCGGCCCACGAACACGACTGGTCCGACAAGATCCTCTCGTTCCGGATGAACGGGATCGACACGAAGTGGTGGTACGACGACATCATCGAAGTCGTCGGCCAGGCGGGCGAATACATCGACGACATCATCGTCCCGAAGGTGGCGGGACCGAGCGACATTCACACCGTCGAGAACCTGCTCACGCAGGTCGAGGAGAACAACGACCTCGAAGTGGGCGGCATCGGTCTCGAACCCCAGATCGAGGACGGCGAGGGGATGCACAACGTTCACGACATCGCCCACGCCTCCGACCGCCTGAGTTCGATCATCTTCGGCCCCGGCGACTACTCCGCCGCGATGGGGACGCCCGGACTCGACATCGGTCAGTTCCCGGAGTACCCCGGACACTACTGGCACCACGCGCTGTCGGAGTGTAACGCGGCCGCGAAGAGCGCCGGCCTACCCTGCATGGACGGTCCGTACGCCGACATCGACGACCCCGAAGGGTTCCGTGAGTCCGCCAGCAACGCCAATATGATCGGCTGTGACGGCAAGTGGGTCATCCACCCGAGTCAGATCGAAATCGGCAACGAAGTGTTCGCCCCCGACCCCGAAGTGGCGGAACGCGCCGAACGGATCGTCGAGGCCTACGCCGAGGCGATGGAGGAAGGCAAGGGCGCCGTCTCCGTCGACGGCCAGATGGTCGACGAGGCCACCAACAAGATGGCCCAGGATATCGTCGCCAAGGCCCGCGCGGCCGGCATCCTGTAA
- a CDS encoding VOC family protein yields the protein MNFIHVCLNVADADESIAFYEQFGFEESWSFETPDGETENRYVADHDGVEIQLSETEGETEFEQGTAWDHLAIGVDDVDAVFEDIDHYGVVEEPGDQPAAGARTAFVEDPDGHVVELVESLD from the coding sequence ATGAACTTCATTCACGTCTGCCTGAACGTCGCGGACGCGGACGAATCGATCGCCTTCTACGAACAGTTCGGCTTCGAGGAGTCGTGGTCCTTCGAGACGCCCGATGGCGAGACGGAGAACCGCTACGTTGCCGACCACGACGGCGTCGAGATTCAGCTCTCGGAGACCGAAGGCGAAACCGAGTTCGAGCAGGGGACCGCCTGGGACCACCTCGCCATCGGCGTCGACGACGTCGACGCGGTGTTCGAAGACATCGATCACTACGGCGTCGTCGAGGAACCGGGCGACCAGCCCGCGGCCGGCGCCCGCACCGCGTTCGTCGAGGACCCCGACGGACACGTCGTCGAACTCGTCGAGTCACTGGACTGA
- a CDS encoding ABC transporter ATP-binding protein — protein MLTMDGVDVSYGNTPILRDIDLSIGSGETVGIMGRNGVGKTTLMKTVIGLLSADEGTIRYRGDDVTDLSADRRARLGMGYIPQGRDVFPDLTVEQNIKMGLTISEHKSEKLVDDVYEYFPRLEERRSQKAGTMSGGEQQMLAIGRALAGNPDLLLLDEPSEGIQPSIVQQITDDIARISDEFGVTVLFVEQNLQVIRELSERCYVVDNGRIETELTETDLEDADAVADYLAV, from the coding sequence ATGCTCACGATGGACGGCGTCGATGTCTCCTACGGCAACACGCCCATCCTTCGGGATATCGACCTCTCGATAGGGAGCGGCGAGACGGTCGGTATCATGGGTCGCAACGGCGTCGGCAAGACCACGCTGATGAAGACGGTCATCGGCCTGCTCTCGGCCGACGAGGGAACCATCCGCTACCGCGGCGACGACGTGACCGACCTGTCGGCCGACCGCCGCGCCCGCCTCGGGATGGGCTACATCCCACAGGGGCGCGACGTGTTCCCCGACCTCACGGTCGAACAGAACATCAAGATGGGCCTGACCATCAGCGAACACAAGTCGGAGAAACTCGTCGACGACGTGTACGAGTATTTCCCCCGTCTCGAAGAGCGTCGCAGTCAGAAGGCGGGGACGATGAGCGGGGGCGAACAGCAGATGCTCGCCATCGGGCGCGCACTCGCCGGCAACCCCGACCTGCTCTTGCTTGACGAACCCTCGGAGGGCATCCAGCCCTCCATCGTCCAGCAGATAACCGACGACATCGCCCGCATCAGCGACGAGTTCGGCGTGACCGTACTGTTCGTCGAGCAGAATCTGCAGGTCATCCGTGAACTCTCCGAGCGGTGTTACGTCGTCGACAACGGTCGAATCGAGACGGAACTGACCGAAACCGACCTCGAGGACGCGGACGCCGTCGCGGACTACCTCGCGGTCTGA
- a CDS encoding ABC transporter ATP-binding protein has translation MTASERGTDATAAGDALLQTDGLTKRFGGLVAVDDVNLRIERGEIRCLIGPNGAGKSTLLKLLVGQLTPSEGRIRYKGNDITDLSQHDRARTGLSMKFQVPAVYGELSVRQNVHIPLQREVDRSRIDAAIEDTLDNFNLLDEADTRVDNLSHGQQQWLEIAMASALDPDLLLLDEPAAGMSIKETERTAEYVHRLNEERDITLLVIEHDIDFVRSIAQSVTVLHQGEVFAEGTIEEIENDPEVRRIYLGEVRE, from the coding sequence GTGACCGCGAGCGAACGCGGCACGGACGCCACGGCGGCCGGTGACGCCCTGCTTCAGACCGACGGCCTCACCAAGCGATTCGGCGGCCTCGTCGCCGTCGACGACGTGAACCTTCGCATCGAACGCGGCGAGATTCGGTGTCTCATCGGCCCGAACGGGGCTGGCAAAAGCACCTTGCTGAAACTTCTCGTCGGGCAGCTCACGCCGTCCGAGGGGAGGATACGGTACAAGGGCAACGACATCACCGACCTCTCGCAACACGACCGCGCCCGGACCGGCCTGAGCATGAAGTTTCAGGTGCCGGCCGTGTACGGCGAACTCAGCGTTCGACAGAACGTCCACATCCCGCTCCAACGAGAGGTCGACCGGAGCCGAATCGACGCGGCTATCGAGGACACTCTCGATAACTTCAACCTCCTCGACGAGGCCGACACCCGCGTCGACAACCTCTCGCACGGACAACAGCAGTGGCTGGAGATCGCCATGGCGTCGGCGCTCGACCCCGACCTGCTCCTGTTGGACGAACCCGCCGCGGGCATGTCCATCAAGGAGACGGAACGCACCGCCGAGTACGTCCACCGCCTGAACGAGGAGCGAGACATAACACTTCTGGTCATCGAACACGACATCGACTTCGTGCGGTCCATCGCGCAGTCGGTGACGGTGCTCCATCAGGGCGAAGTGTTCGCCGAAGGCACCATCGAGGAAATCGAGAACGATCCCGAGGTTCGCCGCATCTACCTCGGGGAGGTGCGCGAATGA
- a CDS encoding ABC transporter permease subunit, with product MAGETTSGVDHTTSDGVVARARDALEGPNTLGNGRTFWAALAVLVGLLLVYPMLRSSYYVSNTAYLLVSAFLGLSLCLVWGYTGIFSFGQVAFYGVAGYTFGVVSINVTGPIGTVAGLLVGIGVSGTFAFLVGYFMFYGGVSDVYVAIITLAVTLVLGTFMGQTAGDKWAIGEARLGGFNGMTEIPSLALGVGDTAITITDTAFYYFVVGTLLLTYLGLRVLVNSNIGYVMVGIRENQERTELFGYDTRRVKLGVFTFGGVLAGFGGVVYASWGNYIDPSVFGLTFAALPIIWVATGGRKWLSGAIIGTFAVSFISQKLSVFGGQFSMVILGGLLLFVILVLPEGFVPQIHRRVRERLSDGGDSS from the coding sequence ATGGCCGGTGAAACCACGAGTGGTGTCGACCACACGACATCGGACGGCGTCGTTGCGCGCGCCCGAGACGCGCTCGAGGGACCGAACACCCTCGGGAACGGACGGACCTTCTGGGCCGCACTCGCGGTGCTCGTCGGTCTACTCCTCGTCTATCCGATGCTGCGCTCGTCGTACTACGTCTCGAACACCGCCTACCTGCTGGTGTCGGCGTTCCTCGGGCTGAGCCTCTGTCTCGTCTGGGGGTACACTGGCATCTTCAGCTTCGGTCAGGTGGCGTTCTACGGCGTCGCTGGCTACACGTTCGGCGTCGTCAGCATCAACGTGACCGGTCCCATCGGGACCGTTGCCGGCCTCCTCGTCGGCATCGGCGTCTCCGGTACCTTCGCCTTCCTCGTGGGATATTTCATGTTCTACGGGGGGGTGAGCGACGTGTACGTCGCCATCATCACACTGGCGGTCACGCTCGTGTTGGGCACGTTCATGGGACAGACCGCCGGCGATAAGTGGGCCATCGGAGAGGCGCGTCTCGGTGGCTTCAACGGGATGACCGAAATCCCCAGCCTCGCACTCGGCGTCGGCGACACCGCCATCACTATCACCGACACGGCGTTCTACTACTTCGTCGTCGGAACGCTGTTGCTCACCTACCTTGGACTGCGCGTCCTCGTCAACAGCAACATCGGATACGTGATGGTCGGTATCCGAGAGAATCAGGAACGGACGGAACTGTTCGGCTACGACACCCGCCGAGTCAAACTCGGCGTGTTCACCTTCGGAGGCGTTCTCGCCGGATTCGGCGGCGTCGTCTACGCTTCGTGGGGGAACTACATCGACCCGAGCGTGTTCGGACTGACGTTCGCCGCACTGCCCATCATCTGGGTAGCCACCGGCGGGCGCAAGTGGCTCAGCGGAGCCATCATCGGGACGTTCGCCGTCTCCTTCATCTCACAGAAGCTCTCGGTGTTCGGCGGCCAGTTCTCGATGGTCATTCTCGGTGGACTGCTGTTGTTCGTCATCCTGGTGCTTCCGGAGGGGTTCGTCCCCCAGATACACCGGCGAGTCCGTGAGCGACTTTCCGATGGAGGTGACTCCTCGTGA
- the urtB gene encoding urea ABC transporter, permease protein UrtB → MASILPQLLNLLLQFLDSFGFLVLSAIGLAIIFGMMGVINLAHGEFITVGAYGTALSFNAGMPLPVAMLIGVALTTVFGIILELTVIRRLYGRLLDSMVATWGISLIMIQGLRIIFGSSLSSIGTPLGTIQYGPFSYSTYRILLAVASLALLGLLYWLFTRTTFGTRARATIQDEEMSRSLGVDTNRMYLLTFGLGSALAGLTGALYAPTMTLVPGMGSTFLVEAFVTVVVGGASVLVGTTTAGVLLGFINAVFSNLFGTFAGRMALLVTTILVIRALPRGITGLLDQIRGGA, encoded by the coding sequence ATGGCATCGATACTCCCGCAACTGCTCAACCTCCTCCTTCAGTTCCTCGACAGCTTCGGCTTCCTCGTGCTGTCGGCGATTGGGCTAGCTATCATCTTCGGTATGATGGGAGTCATCAACCTCGCCCACGGGGAGTTCATCACCGTCGGAGCGTACGGCACTGCACTCAGCTTCAACGCCGGTATGCCGCTCCCCGTCGCGATGCTCATCGGCGTCGCGCTGACGACGGTGTTCGGCATCATTCTCGAACTGACCGTCATCCGTCGGCTGTACGGGCGTCTGCTCGATTCGATGGTGGCGACGTGGGGAATCAGCCTCATCATGATTCAGGGGCTCCGAATCATCTTCGGGTCCTCGCTGTCCAGTATCGGGACGCCGCTCGGTACCATCCAGTACGGGCCGTTCTCGTACTCGACGTACCGCATCCTGCTCGCGGTGGCGAGTCTGGCTCTGCTCGGACTCCTGTACTGGCTGTTCACCCGAACGACCTTCGGCACCCGCGCCAGAGCGACGATTCAGGACGAGGAGATGAGCCGGTCGCTCGGCGTCGACACCAACCGAATGTATCTGCTGACGTTCGGCCTTGGTTCGGCACTCGCCGGCTTGACCGGTGCGCTGTACGCGCCGACGATGACGCTCGTTCCCGGGATGGGTTCGACCTTCCTGGTCGAAGCGTTCGTCACCGTCGTCGTCGGCGGCGCCTCGGTGCTAGTCGGAACCACCACGGCCGGCGTCCTCCTCGGTTTCATCAACGCTGTGTTCTCGAATCTCTTCGGCACGTTCGCCGGTCGAATGGCGCTGCTCGTGACGACAATACTCGTGATCCGCGCGCTCCCGCGCGGTATCACCGGACTCCTCGACCAGATACGGGGAGGTGCCTGA
- a CDS encoding urea ABC transporter substrate-binding protein: protein MTEANDPKKSENRNNTSRSTRRRFLQASGAAGAVALTAGCSGITGGGGSDTLKMGVLEDQSGNFALTGIQKYHAQKLAVEEINEEGGINGQEIEMIAPDPQSDNQRYQELARRLISRDNVDVLFGGFASSSREAIRPIVDENQQLYFYTNQYEGGVADTYTWCTGAVPEQQISTTLEFLTNEFGNDIYTIAADYNFGQITAAWYRKIANEIGANVMNEEFIPLNVSQFGSTINRIQDADPDLLVTLLVGSNHASFYNQKNAAGLDVPMSTTVNMAQGYEHKRFDPPALADMYVGVNYMQEIPTERNRNFVDRFYDRWPDADYVGQMAQNSYFTTYLYKKAVEKAGTTNQDEVQKVLDEEPMTVEAPEGTVTTDPKTHHVTHQIRLARADENHEISFQNQQAVEPYWLRQEPYPGVDLTEVIGTSEQEPTKQFTPQGV, encoded by the coding sequence ATGACAGAAGCCAACGACCCCAAAAAGTCAGAGAATAGAAACAATACGTCGAGGTCGACTCGGCGACGGTTCCTTCAGGCGTCGGGTGCGGCGGGTGCAGTCGCTCTTACCGCCGGTTGTTCGGGCATCACCGGCGGCGGCGGTTCGGACACGCTCAAGATGGGCGTCCTCGAGGACCAGTCGGGCAATTTCGCGCTCACGGGCATCCAGAAGTACCACGCACAGAAACTGGCCGTCGAGGAGATCAACGAGGAGGGTGGGATCAACGGGCAGGAGATCGAGATGATCGCCCCCGACCCCCAGTCGGACAACCAGCGCTACCAGGAACTCGCACGCCGGCTCATCAGTCGGGACAACGTCGACGTTCTCTTCGGAGGGTTCGCCAGCAGTTCCCGAGAGGCCATCCGCCCCATCGTCGACGAGAACCAGCAACTGTACTTCTACACCAACCAGTACGAAGGTGGCGTCGCCGACACGTACACCTGGTGTACGGGCGCCGTCCCCGAACAGCAAATTTCGACGACACTGGAGTTCCTGACCAACGAGTTCGGGAACGATATCTACACCATCGCGGCTGACTACAACTTCGGACAGATTACGGCCGCCTGGTACCGAAAAATCGCCAACGAAATCGGCGCGAACGTCATGAACGAGGAGTTCATCCCCCTCAATGTCTCCCAGTTCGGGTCGACCATCAACCGGATTCAGGACGCCGACCCGGACCTCCTCGTGACGCTTCTGGTCGGTTCGAACCACGCGTCCTTCTACAACCAGAAGAACGCCGCCGGCCTGGACGTCCCCATGTCGACGACAGTCAACATGGCGCAAGGCTACGAACACAAGCGGTTCGACCCGCCTGCGCTTGCGGACATGTACGTCGGCGTCAACTACATGCAGGAGATTCCGACCGAGCGAAACCGGAACTTCGTCGACCGGTTCTACGACCGCTGGCCAGACGCCGACTACGTCGGTCAGATGGCGCAGAACTCCTACTTCACGACGTACCTCTACAAGAAGGCCGTCGAGAAGGCGGGCACCACGAATCAGGACGAAGTCCAGAAAGTGCTCGACGAGGAGCCGATGACGGTCGAAGCACCGGAGGGAACGGTGACCACCGACCCCAAGACCCACCACGTCACCCACCAGATTCGACTGGCCCGCGCCGACGAGAACCACGAAATTAGCTTCCAGAACCAGCAGGCCGTCGAACCGTACTGGCTCCGCCAAGAGCCGTACCCCGGCGTTGACCTGACCGAGGTCATCGGAACGAGCGAGCAGGAGCCAACCAAGCAGTTCACGCCGCAGGGAGTCTAA
- a CDS encoding acetamidase/formamidase family protein, translating into MTTHQLTEAKQDGYHYTVGPYFDPVLEIEPGDTVEVETEDAFEGAIETEDDLPSEVLGDYLNPQNGPIYVEGAEEGDALAITIEEIEPRGSQPRGTTCTVPNFGGLSATDRTAMLHDPLPEIVKKLEVTTEGTVWNDDITIPYEPFIGTISTSPKIDSVNALTPFKHGGNMDLPDVRPGNTIYLPVEVEGGYVYLGDCHAAQGDGELCGVAIEHPTNTTITVDLIKDWELEWPRLESDDFIMSIGSVRPMEDAARAAYTDLVNWLADDYGFDQMEAYMLLTQVGHVRLGNMVDPNYTIGAGIDKSYL; encoded by the coding sequence ATGACGACACACCAATTAACAGAAGCGAAACAGGACGGCTACCACTACACGGTCGGCCCGTATTTCGATCCGGTACTGGAGATCGAACCGGGTGACACCGTGGAAGTCGAGACGGAGGACGCCTTCGAGGGCGCCATCGAGACGGAGGACGACTTGCCCAGCGAGGTGCTGGGCGACTATCTCAACCCCCAGAACGGTCCGATCTACGTGGAGGGCGCCGAGGAGGGCGACGCGCTGGCGATCACCATCGAGGAGATCGAACCGCGTGGATCTCAGCCCCGAGGGACGACCTGTACGGTGCCCAACTTCGGCGGTCTGTCGGCCACGGACCGGACGGCGATGCTCCACGACCCGCTTCCGGAAATCGTCAAGAAACTCGAAGTCACGACGGAAGGGACGGTCTGGAACGACGATATCACCATCCCCTACGAGCCCTTCATCGGCACCATCAGCACGTCGCCGAAAATCGACTCGGTGAACGCACTGACGCCATTCAAACACGGCGGGAACATGGACTTGCCGGACGTGCGCCCCGGCAACACGATCTATCTGCCCGTCGAAGTCGAGGGCGGGTACGTCTACCTCGGCGACTGTCACGCCGCACAGGGCGACGGCGAACTCTGTGGTGTCGCCATCGAGCACCCCACCAACACCACGATTACCGTCGACCTGATCAAAGACTGGGAACTCGAATGGCCGCGCCTGGAGTCCGACGACTTCATCATGAGCATCGGTAGCGTCCGTCCCATGGAGGACGCCGCGCGCGCGGCGTACACGGACCTCGTGAACTGGCTTGCCGACGACTACGGCTTCGACCAGATGGAGGCGTATATGCTTCTGACGCAGGTCGGACACGTTCGACTGGGCAACATGGTCGACCCGAACTACACTATCGGCGCCGGCATCGACAAGTCGTACCTGTAG